One part of the Pandoraea faecigallinarum genome encodes these proteins:
- the glpD gene encoding glycerol-3-phosphate dehydrogenase: MLVVGGGINGTGIARDAAGRGLRVLLVEQDDLASHTSSASTKLIHGGLRYLEYYEFGLVRKALQEREVLLRAAPHIMWPLRFVMPHVPNLRPAWLIRAGLFLYDHLARREILPGSLGIDLRQHPAGAPLRRDLVRGFVYSDGWVQDARLVVLNAQDAAERGATILTRTRLAGAERGEHSWTAQLETTAGERQTVRARAIVNAAGPWVGHLLGDVLRQNATHRIRNVKGSHIVTRKLFDHDHAYIFQNPDKRIIFAIPYEREFTLIGTTDIEYLGDPAKVAINDDEIAYLCKSASEYFTRPIAASDVVWTYAGVRPLMEEDVSNPSAVTRDYKLELDAPGTRAPLLSVFGGKITTYRRLAEEAMSQLHSALGFTHGDWTAGAPLPGGDMAEPDAGVFETALRAQMPWLPPALAQRYARTYGTRTHVLVGDANSLDGLGQRICGDLYEAELRYLVQYEWARCAQDVLWRRTKLGLHVGEEGETAVAQWFAQHLEMAA; this comes from the coding sequence CTGCTCGTCGTGGGCGGTGGCATCAACGGGACGGGGATCGCGCGCGACGCGGCCGGTCGCGGACTGCGGGTGCTGCTCGTCGAGCAGGACGATCTGGCTTCGCACACGTCGTCGGCCAGTACCAAGTTGATTCACGGCGGTCTGCGCTATCTCGAATACTACGAGTTCGGGCTGGTGCGCAAAGCGTTGCAGGAGCGCGAAGTCCTGCTGCGTGCCGCGCCGCACATCATGTGGCCGCTGCGTTTCGTCATGCCGCACGTGCCGAATCTGCGTCCCGCGTGGCTGATCCGCGCCGGTCTGTTTCTCTACGATCACCTCGCGCGACGCGAAATCCTGCCCGGGTCGCTCGGCATCGATCTGCGTCAGCATCCGGCGGGGGCGCCGCTGCGGCGTGATCTGGTCAGGGGTTTCGTCTATTCCGACGGCTGGGTGCAGGATGCGCGTCTGGTCGTGCTCAACGCGCAGGATGCCGCCGAGCGTGGCGCAACGATCCTCACGCGCACGCGTCTGGCCGGTGCCGAGCGTGGCGAGCACTCCTGGACGGCGCAACTCGAAACGACGGCGGGCGAGCGTCAGACGGTGCGCGCACGCGCCATCGTCAATGCGGCGGGGCCGTGGGTCGGCCACCTGCTGGGCGACGTGCTGCGCCAGAACGCCACGCATCGCATCCGCAACGTGAAGGGCAGCCACATCGTCACGCGCAAGCTGTTCGATCACGATCACGCTTACATCTTCCAGAACCCCGACAAACGCATCATCTTCGCGATCCCTTACGAACGCGAGTTCACGCTCATCGGCACGACCGACATCGAATACCTTGGCGACCCGGCGAAGGTGGCGATCAACGACGACGAAATCGCGTATCTCTGCAAGTCGGCCAGCGAATACTTCACCAGGCCGATTGCAGCGAGCGACGTCGTGTGGACGTACGCGGGCGTGCGGCCGCTGATGGAAGAGGACGTCTCGAATCCCTCGGCCGTCACGCGCGATTACAAGCTCGAACTCGACGCCCCGGGGACTCGCGCGCCGCTGCTGTCGGTGTTCGGCGGCAAGATCACGACGTACCGCCGTCTCGCGGAAGAAGCGATGTCGCAGCTCCATAGCGCGCTGGGCTTCACGCACGGCGACTGGACCGCCGGTGCGCCATTGCCGGGCGGCGACATGGCCGAGCCGGACGCTGGCGTTTTCGAGACCGCGCTGCGCGCACAGATGCCGTGGCTGCCGCCCGCGCTGGCGCAACGCTACGCGCGTACTTACGGCACGCGCACGCACGTGCTGGTGGGAGATGCGAACTCGCTCGACGGTCTTGGTCAGCGGATCTGCGGCGACCTGTACGAGGCCGAGCTGCGGTATCTGGTGCAGTACGAATGGGCGCGCTGCGCGCAGGACGTGCTGTGGCGCCGGACGAAACTGGGGCTGCACGTTGGCGAGGAAGGTGAGACCGCGGTGGCGCAGTGGTTCGCGCAACATCTGGAAATGGCCGCCTGA
- a CDS encoding DeoR/GlpR family DNA-binding transcription regulator, with translation MPQTESAESVDVTEGPESPEESRNTSGDTGQASLNVRQQSLFDAVRRDGFLTVDELAARFDVTPQTIRRDINFLAERKWVRRYHGGVGLPGGAENDAYDARQTQLADEKRRIALRLAEQIPDHASLFINLGTTTEAVARALSRHRGLRVITNNLHVAAMMSSYADAEVIITGGVVRARDQGVTGEATLDFIRQFKVDFGIVGISAIDADGTLRDFDYREVRVAEAIIAQSRTVFLAADHSKFGRPALVRLGHLSQVDALFTDRPVPAAMQAVIAEAGTLVHVAD, from the coding sequence ATGCCCCAAACCGAATCCGCCGAATCTGTCGATGTCACCGAAGGCCCGGAAAGCCCCGAGGAAAGCCGCAATACGTCCGGGGATACCGGTCAGGCTTCGCTCAACGTGCGCCAGCAGTCGCTCTTCGACGCCGTTCGCCGGGACGGCTTTCTGACCGTCGACGAGTTGGCCGCGCGCTTCGACGTCACGCCGCAAACGATCCGGCGCGACATCAATTTCCTAGCCGAGCGCAAGTGGGTGCGGCGCTACCACGGCGGTGTCGGCCTGCCCGGCGGTGCCGAGAACGACGCCTACGATGCCCGCCAGACCCAACTGGCCGATGAAAAGCGCCGCATCGCGCTGCGTCTGGCCGAGCAGATTCCCGATCACGCCTCCCTGTTCATCAACCTGGGGACCACAACCGAAGCGGTGGCACGGGCGCTGTCGCGTCACCGTGGCCTTCGCGTCATCACGAACAATCTGCACGTTGCCGCGATGATGAGCAGTTACGCCGACGCCGAAGTCATCATTACCGGCGGTGTGGTGCGCGCCCGCGATCAGGGCGTCACCGGCGAGGCGACCCTCGACTTCATCCGCCAGTTCAAGGTCGACTTCGGCATCGTCGGCATTTCCGCCATCGACGCCGACGGCACGTTGCGCGACTTCGACTACCGCGAGGTGCGGGTGGCCGAAGCCATCATCGCGCAGTCCCGCACCGTGTTTCTGGCCGCCGATCACAGCAAGTTCGGGCGTCCGGCGCTGGTGCGGTTGGGGCATTTGTCACAGGTCGACGCGCTCTTCACCGACCGTCCCGTGCCCGCCGCCATGCAGGCCGTGATCGCCGAAGCCGGCACGCTGGTGCACGTGGCGGACTGA